The following proteins are co-located in the Eptesicus fuscus isolate TK198812 chromosome 9, DD_ASM_mEF_20220401, whole genome shotgun sequence genome:
- the PLA2G2C gene encoding putative inactive group IIC secretory phospholipase A2, translated as MKVLGVLVVFTSCLVAPTHSSFWQFQRMVKHITGRSAFFSYYGYGCYCGLGGKGTPVDDTDRCCLAHDCCYEKLKQLGCQPLLSSYQFHIVNSTVVCECAPGPGGGCLCGLRACECDKRSAYCFKENLPTYERNFKQFFLSRPRCGRRKLQC; from the exons TGGTAGCCCCCACCCACAGCAGCTTCTGGCAGTTTCAGAGGATGGTCAAGCACATCACAGGGCGGAGTGCCTTCTTCTCCTACTATGGATACGGCTGCTACTGTGGGCTCGGGGGCAAGGGGACCCCCGTGGACGACACTGACAG GTGCTGCCTGGCCCACGACTGCTGCTACGAGAAGCTGAAGCAGCTGGGCTGCCAGCCCTTGCTGAGCAGCTACCAGTTCCACATCGTCAACAGCACTGTGGTCT GTGAGTGTGCCCCGGGTCCTGGTGGCGGCTGCCTCTGTGGGCTGAGGGCCTGCGAGTGTGACAAGCGATCTGCGTACTGCTTCAAAGAGAACCTGCCCACCTACGAGAGAAACTTCAAGCAGTTCTTCCTGAGCCGGCCCCGCTGTGGCAGGCGTAAACTCCAGTGCTAG